Proteins encoded in a region of the Streptomyces sp. NBC_00258 genome:
- a CDS encoding DUF2180 family protein — MHCLDCSGIGAQVAAVGICAQCGAAVCPVHSELSEQFLTCTKPISRPVATEPPVRRLLCGVCATAHRAHAACCPQTAHAIRTS, encoded by the coding sequence ATGCACTGTCTGGACTGCTCCGGCATCGGGGCGCAGGTCGCCGCCGTCGGTATCTGCGCCCAGTGCGGAGCCGCCGTCTGCCCCGTCCACTCCGAGCTCTCCGAGCAATTCCTGACCTGCACGAAGCCGATCTCCCGCCCGGTGGCCACCGAGCCACCGGTGCGACGGCTGCTGTGCGGCGTCTGCGCCACGGCCCACCGCGCCCACGCGGCGTGCTGCCCGCAGACCGCCCACGCCATCCGCACCTCGTGA